The genomic window GACAGAAACTGGATCGGGGAAACGGCAAGAGTGGGAATCGGGCTTTTGGTGGGAGGCGCCATCATGTTAACCGGGCATTTTCTCAGGAAAAATTACACGGTTTTTTCGTCCATTATTACTGGCGGCGGAATTGCTGTTTTATACTTTACTACAACCATTGCTTTTCGGGAATATCAGTTGTTTTCGCAGAATATTGCTTTTGTGATTACCTGTTTAATTACATTGATCTCTATAGCACTTTCTTATTATTATAAAAGTGAGGTTCTTATTATTTTTTCCTTATTTGGAGGATTTCTCGCACCGTTGATGATCAGTACGGGACAGAGCAATTATCCGTTTTTGTTCACTTATCTTACTGTGCTGAACATCGGAATGCTCATCATCGTCTTTCTGAAAAATTGGAAAAGCGTGGGTTGGGTTGCCTTTTTATTTACCAATATTTATCTTTTTTACTGGACGGCCGAAAAAACTGAGCTTCTGAGCATATATTTCTATATTATCACGTACATCATTTTCTATGCATTTGCCCTTCAAAATTATATTAAAAAAGGAATTTTACCTTCTTACGATATTTTAATGCTGGTCTTAACCAATTTTACAAGCATTATCGGATTGGTTTATATTTTTAATACTTTACAGTACGAACCTGTTATTGTATTTCCTATTGGTTTTGCTTTGGTTAATTTATTTTTACTTTTCAAAGAATATTCTAAAAAGAATTTTGGGGTAAATTATTCTGTTTTTGCGGGAATCAGCATTAGTTTAATCACCGTTGCCATTGCTTTACAATTCAAAACTCATTTGATTACAAGTGTTTGGGCGATCGAAGCCACTTTACTTTTATTTATCTGGAAAAAAACGAATCTCAATATTTTCAAAATATGCTTCTATATTTTGTTTCCACTGGTGATCATTGCGCAGATCATGACATGGGCGAAATATGTGGATGCTAAGAATTTAGCCATTATTTTTAATCCTGTTTTCCTTACGAGTTTTGTAACGGTGATTACGACTTTCACCAATTTAATTTTACTCAGAAAACTTCCCGACACGAATAAAAAAAATACCGATTTTTTTGAAAATGTCTTTACCATAGTAAGTTATGGGATCATTTATGTTGCTCTTTTACTGGAAATCATGTATCATATTTCGGATAAAACGTGGATCGTAATTTTCAGCATTGCAATGCTTTACAGCTTATATTATATCTTTTGCATTTTACTGTTCCGAAGAAAGCTCGACATCCACTCCATTCTTGAAACCGGGCTTTTGTATTTATTTTTATTATTAATTATTTTTAATACTTTGATTTCCGGATCAGGAATTATTTCAAACTTTTTAATGGGAAAACTGCATCTCAGCTTCTATGGAATGCATTTATTGTACTGGATTCCTTTTAT from Chryseobacterium wanjuense includes these protein-coding regions:
- a CDS encoding DUF2339 domain-containing protein, giving the protein MTYPLIVILIVVFIIIFYNLNNRIQRLEREISELNRKIQTPGFTQIKEEQHVQPVVSSIKEEQKITAFEESKVTEEAPVIPEKDWLTPIFDFLKQNALTIIGIFTLVLGIGYFVKYAIDRNWIGETARVGIGLLVGGAIMLTGHFLRKNYTVFSSIITGGGIAVLYFTTTIAFREYQLFSQNIAFVITCLITLISIALSYYYKSEVLIIFSLFGGFLAPLMISTGQSNYPFLFTYLTVLNIGMLIIVFLKNWKSVGWVAFLFTNIYLFYWTAEKTELLSIYFYIITYIIFYAFALQNYIKKGILPSYDILMLVLTNFTSIIGLVYIFNTLQYEPVIVFPIGFALVNLFLLFKEYSKKNFGVNYSVFAGISISLITVAIALQFKTHLITSVWAIEATLLLFIWKKTNLNIFKICFYILFPLVIIAQIMTWAKYVDAKNLAIIFNPVFLTSFVTVITTFTNLILLRKLPDTNKKNTDFFENVFTIVSYGIIYVALLLEIMYHISDKTWIVIFSIAMLYSLYYIFCILLFRRKLDIHSILETGLLYLFLLLIIFNTLISGSGIISNFLMGKLHLSFYGMHLLYWIPFIYILVKILPKSDFFTIVLSYWVVALAFITAVSAELYHIYLIINANGISEVAKLGKHFRILYLPIIWAVLASILIYRGLKTNTTEYTKIGFVLIAFMILKLYTYDVWEMDNVSRIVAFIILGIILLLSSFLFQRLKNIIKNMVENKEENNETENTKS